The DNA segment AGTTTGGGGAAAGCACTACGGCTAGAGCGCTGCATTATTTGTCCTTACCAGCCCTCTAGTTCTATCGTCAAGGTGATAGCAGAGTATCACCACCCAGAACGAGCTTCGGTGCTTGGCTTAGAAATGGATATAACTTCTGAGCCAGCCTTTGCTCAGGCGTTAGCAACCCTAGAACCCATCGTAATGGAGAAGTCGGAGTATAATCTGTGTCCGCAGCACAAAATTTTAGTGGTAGCTACAAGCCATCAAGACCAAGCCAACGGACTGATTGGCATCAGCCTCAGAGATGAATTTGATCCGTTGACAGATAAAGAAGTAGAACTAGCAAAAGAGTTTGCCAATCAGTTGGGTACAGCGATCGCTCATGCTACTTTGTACAAAGAACTAGAAGCAGCTCGTCAAAAAGCCGAAGAAGCCTCCCGCCTCAAAACTGAATTTCTGGCTAATGTATCCCACGAAATTCGTACTCCTCTCAACGGCATGATCGGATTTTTGAAGCTAATTTTGGAAGGTATGGCAGATGATCCTGAAGAACAAAATCAGTTTCTGTTAGAAGCCCATCATCTATCAATACATCTGCTGAATATCATTAACGATATCTTAGATATAGCCAAAATTGAAGCAGGCAAAATGGAGCTAGTTTGCTCTCCAGTCAAGCTAAATGAGCTATTTGAAGAGGTAGAAAATTTTCTGCGTCCCCAAGCAGAGTCAAGAGACCTGAGCTTTTGGATGGATACGCTTCCTACCTCTGATGAAATTATTGTCCAAGGTAATTTCCAAAGGTTGCTACAAGTCATGCTCAACTTGGTGAATAATGCCATCAAATTTACCCAAGAAGGGGGCATCACAGTTAGCGCTGATTTAGTCTTGAAGAAGGTGAAATTTCAAGATCAGGAATTTCCAGGGATGGTGAGGGTAAGAGTAGCCGATACCGGTATTGGTGTTTCCCTGGACAAACAAGACAAACTATTTCAATTATTCTCTCAGGTGGATGGTTCTCGGACTCGCCAGTACGGGGGTACAGGTTTAGGACTGGTAATATCCCAGAAGCTCATAGAGGCTATGGGCGGTGAAGTACATTTTTACAGTCTCGGCGAAGGACTTGGTTCAACAGTCACATTCACCGTGCCGCTGTATCAGCAACCAGTCTTAGTTTCTTCTAATGATAACGATTGAGATTATTTATTTGTCAAGTTTAGTCTGGTACTATACCAACAGAGTTATGAGCCGTGATGCGTAAAACCCCCGAATTCCATTGGGGGGATATAAGCGAATGCGCTAAATTTATTTAGCTGCCTTATGTTAATTGTGGTAACATAAATTTGTGGTCAACGGGTCGAGCCATGATTGTTTACGAGTTCAAGGTCAAAGGTAAAGATCAGCAGTATCGCGCTATTGATGAGGCGATTCGTACGAACCAGTTCATCCAAAATAAGTGTTTGCGCTACTGGATGGATCACAAAAACATTGGTAGGTATGACCTCAATAAATATTGTGCGGTACTCGCCGCTGAGTTTTCCTTTGCTGATGAACTGAACTCAATGGCTAGACAGTCTGCTGCGGAACGTTCCTGGAGTGCAATAGCTCGGTTTTACGATCACTGCAAGAAAAAGGTTTTGGGTAAAAAGGGTTTCCCGAAGTTTAAGAAAAATTGTCGTTCAGTTGAATATAAATCAACTGGATGGAAGCTTTCTGATACTCGCAAAGTCATAACCTTCTCTGACAAAAAAGGTATTGGAACCCTAAAATTAAAGGGAACCTATGACCTTAATTACTACAATATCAAGCAAATTAAGCGTGTCCGTTTGGTAAGCCGTGCTGATGGATACTATGCTCAATTTGCGGTTGATGTTGATGTGAGAGTGGAGAAACAACCCACAAACCAAGTAGTTGGCATTGATTTGGGATTGAAATACTTCATTGCTGATAATAAAGGCAGTGTAGAACCTTCACCCCAGTTCTACCGCCAGTCAGAAAAACAGTTAAACCGTGCTAACCGCAAGAAATCTCAGAAGTTTAGTGCAGCTAAGAAAAAAGCCAAGCAACGGCAATCAAACAATTACCACAAAGCTAGAAATAGATATGCTCGCAAGCATTTAAGGGTAAGTAGGCAACGAAAAGAGTATTGCAAGAGATTAGCGTACTCCGTCATCCAATCTAACGATCTGGTAGCCTATGAAGATTTAAATGTGAAAGGGTTAGTCAGAAATCGACATCTAGCTAAATCAATTAGTGATGCTGGTTGGTATACTTTCCGCCAGTGGTTAGAATATTTTGGTCATAAGTATGGGAAAGTGACGGTTGCTGTGCCTCCCCACAATACAAGCCAAAATTGTTCTCACTGTGGTCAGAAAGTGAAAAAATCCTTGTCTACAAGAACTCATGTTTGCCCACATTGCGGATATGTAGAAGACAGAGATACCAATGCTGCAATCAATATTTTGAGACTAGGACTCAGTACGGTAGGGCATACCGGAACTTACGCTACAGGAGATTTGCCCTCTTGGGCGGTTGGCGCCAGCCTGTCGTCTAATGGCGAGTCGGTGAATGTAGAATCCCCGAATTAGAAATTCGGGGAGTGTCAATAGCTTTTCAAGTCTGGTGAATACACAATATGGTGGGAATTATATCTAAAATTAAGTTAACAAATTTTGAATATCAAAATTTTCCTACCCAAAGAGGTCTCACACAATGGAACTGACAATAGAAAACGTCGAAACAGTCTTAGATGAAATGCGCCCTTACTTAATGTCTGATGGCGGTAACGTCGAACTTGTAGAACTTGATGGACCAATTGTGAAACTGCGGTTACAAGGCGCTTGTGGTTCTTGCCCTAGTTCCGCAATGACCTTGAGAATGGGCATTGAACGTCGCCTCAAGGAAATTATTCCCGAAATCGCAGAAATTGAGCAAGTAATCTAGCGGCTGGGGTGATGGGGAAAACGGGAATAACCAATGCCCCATCCCCTATACCCCATTCCTGATTTTCCATTCGCCAACATTAACCATGTCTCATCCATTACACATCGCCTTTATCTGGCATCAACACCAGCCGCTGTACAAATCTCCTAACAGCGGCGTTTCGCTTTCTACCAGTCAGCATTACCGCTTACCTTGGGTACGATTGCATGGAACCAAAGATTATTTAGATTTAATATTAATTCTGGAAAAGTATCCGAAGTTACACCAGACAGTAAATTTAGTACCATCCCTAATATTACAACTAGAAGATTATATTGCAGGCACTGCGTTTGACCCGTATCTCACGGCTAGTTTGACACCAGATGCACAAATAACTCAGCCACAACGAGAATTTATCATCCAACACTTTTTTGATGGCAATCACCATACTCTGATTGACCCCCATCCCCGCTATGCCCAGTTGTATAACCAAAGACAGGAAAAAGGGCAAGCTTGGTGTTTGGCTAATTGGCAATTGCCAGATTACAGCGATTTGTTAGCTTGGCACAATCTGGCATGGATTGATCCTCTGTTTTGGGATGACCCAGAAATTGCCGCTTGGTTAAAACAGGGTCGAAATTTTACTTTAAGCGATCGCCAGCGCATATACTCCAAACAGCGCGAAATTCTGGGTCGCATTATCCCCCAACACCGGAAAATGCAAGCAGCAGGGCAGCTAGAGGTCACCACCACACCCTACACTCACCCGATTTTGCCCTTACTAGCTGATACTAACTCTGGGCAAGTAGCAGTGCCTTCAATGACACTACCTCATCAGCGGTTTCAGTGGGCAGAAGACATTCCCCGCCACTTGCGTAAAGCTTGGGAATTATATACGGATCGTTTTGGTCAAGAACCACGGGGTTTATGGCCTTCAGAACAATCAGTCAGCCCAGAAATTCTGCCCTATATCATTAAACAAGGCTTTAAGTGGATTTGCTCAGATGAAGCGGTTTTGGGGTGGTCTTTGAAACACTTCTTTCACAGAGATGGGGCAGGGAATGTCGAGTCACCAGAATTATTATACAAACCCTATCGTTTACAAACTCCAGCCGGTGATTTAGCAATTGTCTTTCGTGACCATAGATTATCAGATTTGATTGGCTTTACCTACAGTTCAATGCCCGCCAAAGAAGCAGCAGCTGACCTAGTGGGACACCTGCAAGCGATCGCGAAAATGCAAAGAGAAAGCGACAGCGAACAACCTTGGCTAGTCACCATTGCATTAGATGGGGAAAATTGTTGGGAGTATTATCCCCAAGACGGCAAACCCTTCTTAGAAGCGTTGTATCAAAGCTTAAGTAACGAACCCCATCTCAAACTCGTCACTGTCTCCGAATTTATCGCAGAATTTCCCCCCACTGCAACTATTCCTGCACAACAGCTACATAGTGGTTCTTGGGTAGATGGTAGCTTTACCACTTGGATAGGTGACCCCGCCAAAAATCGCGCCTGGGACTACCTAACCCACGCAAGAGAAACACTGGCAAAACATCCCGAAGCCACCGAAGAAAGTAACCCAGCCGCATGGGAAGCTTTATATGCCGCCGAGGGTTCCGATTGGTTCTGGTGGTTTGGTGAAGGGCATTCTTCAAATCAAGATGCCATCTTCGACCAATTATTTCGGGAACACCTATTAGGAATTTACAAAGCATTAAATGAACCAGCACCATCCTATCTCAGACAACCATTAGAAATTCATGAATCACGGTCAGACCATAGGCCATTCGGGTTTATTCATCCCGCCATTGATGGTAAAGGTGATGAACAGGATTGGGACAAAGCCGGACGCATAGAAATCGGTGGGGCGAGGGGAACCATGCACAATAGCAGCCTCATTCAGCGACTGTGGTATGGAGTAGATCACCTAAATTTCTATATCCGGTTAGACTTTAAAACTGGTGTTGTCCCAGGAAAAGATTTACCTGAAGAATTGAATTTATTGTGGTTCTATCCCGATAGAACAATGCACAATAGCCCCATCCCCATCGCAGATGTGCCAGATATCGCGCCACTAAATTACCACTACCACCACCATCTAGAAATTAACTTACTCACCCAATCGATCCAGTTTCAGGAAGCTGGAGAACATTATCAATGGCATCCTCGTTTTACCCGCGCCCAAGTCGCTTTCAATAATTGTTTAGAAATTGCCATCCCGTGGGCTGATTTGCAAATTCCGCCAGATTATCCCCTGCGCCTAGTTTTAGTCCTAGCGGATGAAGAACGTTACCGCGATTATTTGCCAGAAAACGGTTTAATTCCCATTGAAGTACCTTAAATACCAGATATTCTACTTCAAAAAAGTGTTTTTTGCTTCTTCCTTCTTCTTTCTTTTCTTTGTGTCCTTTGTGTCCTAAAGCCCTGGGGGCATACGCTGCGCGGTAAGCGTTCGCGGTAGCGTGCCGGAGGCTCTAGCTATGCCGAAGGCTTTATGCGGTATGCGCTGCGCGCACGCTACGCGAACGTTCCTCTTGATCCAACTTCTTCAATAAAAACCGAGCAAAACCCTTATATATATGCTATCAGTGAGGGCTGAAGCCCTCACTACAAACTTTTATCGTACCTCCTTCAAACTATCAACTTGTTTAGTAAACATTTCAGTAAATAGACTCATCACCGTCCGTTCTTCACGTACCTTAATATTAGCGACAATTGACATTCCTGACTGTAAGGGAATATTTCTACCTTGAGCATCTAAATATTGTTTATCCAAACTAATTGTTGCGGGAAATCTATAAAATTGATATGTTTCATCTGGTGGTAACGCATCTGAGCCTATACTAATTACTTGTCCTTTAATATCACCAAATTGGCTAAAAGGAAAAGAATCAATTCTGACATCAGTTTGCATTCCTTCCCGCACAAAACCAATATCTTTATTGGTAATAAAAACCTCAGCAATATATTTTTCATCAGGGACAATTTGTAAAACTTGTTGACTACTATTAGCAACAAAACCAGGGTTTTTTGCTTGTAAGTCAAAAATTGTTCCGGCTACAGGAGCGCGAAGTTCTTGATATTCAAAATTTAACTGAGCTTGAGAAATTTTACTATTTAAATCTGCCAATGTTTGTTCATTACTGAGGACAATTCTCATAAATTGACTATCAATTTCGGCAATACGTTTTTTGTTATCAGCTATTTTCTCTAAGACATTTTTGCCAGAAGCAGCCACAGTATTTTTGAGTTCCTGCTGTCCTTGCTCAATTGTAAACTGTAGACGTTGCTGTTCTTCATCTAATTGAGCTATTTCGGATGTGAGTGTTTGTACCTGTTGTTGTTGATTGAGATACTGAAGCTGAGAAATACCACCTTCTTCTGCTAATATTTGAATTTTATCTAATATATTCTGCTGAATCAATAAACTAGATTGAGTATTATTCTTTCTTACTTGTATTTGAGCCAGTTGTTTCTTCGTTTTCTCCACTTCTAGCTCTCCAGCGGCAGACCGAGAATCTAATTCTCTCTGAGCAAATTGTAGACGTTGTTGTTCATCAACTCCTAAACCTGCAACTGTATTCAAATTGCTCAATTCAGCACGTAACAATTCATTTTCTTTAACTAACGCTGTCCTACTTTTCAAAAGAAACTCGGCATTTACTGGTAATTTAGCACTGGAGAACTCCACCTCAGCGGCTGTTGTATAACTAGTTGCCATTAACCGACGATAAATTTGGTTTTCTGACATTAACGCCGTGCGAATTTCTTTTAAAGAATCTAGTTCAGCAACTGTAGCAACAGTTTCAAAGGTCAGCAGCAAATCTCCTGGCTTAACTTGTTCTCCATCTTTAACGTGAACCGATTTTACTACTCCACTAACAGGAGCTTGAACTTCTTTGACTGTCCCTTCAGGCTTGAGTTGACCTGTAGCAGGTACTACTTGCTCGATTTTGGCAAAATAAGCCCAAGTAATGCCAAAACAAGCTAGCCCTATTAAGGTCATCATAATTGTGCGTGACCAAATAGGCGATTGGCGTAAAACAACTGATTGGTCAAAATTAGTATAATTGGCATTTCCTAAAGGCTGATTAGAAGCCTTCTCTGGAGATGTTAGGAGCGGCGAATTTGCCTTGACACCGTTTTTTGACTTACCGTTGCCATTTCCATTAAGTTGAATCATGATGATTTGATTTTTTGGTGAAAAAATTATTAATAGAGTTACACATTCACTTGTTGTTGCTGATAAAGGTAAGAATAATGACCTTTAGCAGCCATTAATTCTTGATGGCTTCCTTGTTCTATCAATCTGCCATTATCCATCACGACAATCATATCTGCATGGCTGACAGTGGTGAGGCGATGGGTAATAAAGAAGACCGTGTTACCTTTAAAAGCATTAGCTAAATTTAAACAAACTTGTCGCTCCGTAGGATAATCTAGGGCGCTTGTGGCTTCGTCTAAAACTAATAATTTTGGTCGTTGTAGAATAGAACGCGCGATCGCAATTCTTTGTCTTTGTCCACCTGAAAGTCCAGCCCCCCGCTCTCCTACGCGGGTATTGTAACCGTTGGGTAAGGACATAATAAAATCGTGCGCCACAGCAATGCGAGCAGCTGCAATAATTTCGTCTGTTGTAGAATCGGGGTTCGTTAAAGCAATATTTTCCTGAACAGTTCCATCAAACAATAGTGTTTCTTGGGGAACTACACCCACCTGTCGTCGCAGCGAATAAAGTTCCACTTTGGAAATATCGTAATTATCAATTAAAATTCTGCCTGACTCCACTTCGTACAGTCTCAGCAGTAATTTCATTAACGTACTTTTCCCTGAACCACTTTGCCCCACGATACCAATAAATTGCCCCGATGCAATTTCCAGATTAACGTTAGAAAGTTGTAAGGGACCGCTTGTCGCAAATCGGAAGGAAACATTTTCAAATTTCACGCTTCCCGAAATTGCGGGTAAGGGAATATTTCCGCGGTCTAATTCACCTTCTTGTGGTGTATCAACAATATCGCTTAAACGCTCCAGGGATAATGCAGTTTCTTGGAAACTTTGCCAGAGTTGAGCTAAACGTAAGATAGGGCTAGTGACGTAACCTGAGATAATCCTAAAAGCGATTAATTCACCTAGGGTTAATTCTCCTTGCAGGACTAAATAAGAACCCAACCACAACACTAGCAATGCACTAAGTTTATTGAGGAAACTACTAGTAGAGTTAGCTAAAGTAGAAGTGATTACAGTTTTAAACCCTGCAGCTACATACCGTGCATAACGCTCTTGCCAGGAAAAACGCGATTGCAATTCAATATTTTGCGCTTTTACTGTTTGAATACCTGACATTACCTCAACCAAATAAGATTGAGTATGGGCGTTGCGTTCAGCTTTTGTCCGTAACTGTTTGCTAATAGTGGGAGAAGCAATTAAAGTGAGAATAATAAATATTGGTATTGTTCCTAAACCTACTAAAGTTAGCTGCCAACTATAAAACAGCATCACGACAATATAAATTACTGAGAATACGGCATCTAAGACCACTGTTAAGGCTGTACCAGTGAGAAACTGACGAATATTCTCTAATTCGTTGACGCGAGTCGCCAGTTCGCCTACAGGTCGGCGTTCAAAATAACGTAGTGGTAGACGTAGTAAGTGGTCAATAATCTGTGACCCCAAACCCATATCGATGCGGTTGGTCGTATCAACAAATAAGTAAGTTCTTAATGTGGTAAGTAATGCTTCAAATATGCCCACAACTAAGAGCAAAACTCCTAAAACATTTAGGGTACTAATGCTATTTTGGACTATAACTTTGTCGATAATTAACTGAATAACCAAGGGATTAGCTAGCTGGGCTAACTGCACAAAAAATGAAGCAATAAAAACTTCTACGAGAACTCGCCGATGCTTTGACAGATAAGGAACAAACCATTGGATACCAAAGCGTTCTTGAGGTGTTTCCTTTGTAGCAGCCAGCAATAAAACTTTCACCTGGGGAGGTAAATTGCTTTCATCAATATCTAATTTGGCGATAAATTCAGCAGGTTTGCAACGGACAATTCCTTGGGATGGCACACCTGCAACAATAGTATTAGCAACTGTTTCATATAAAACAGCATAACTATCACCATAATAAATTAATGCTGGTGTAGGAATGCGTGTAATTGCTGCCACAGGTAAGTCTACTAACTGGGATTTGAGTCCGATTAATTCGGCTACGTATGCACAGGCGGGAAAGGATATAGTAGAATGGCGTTTGATTTGTTCAGTTAAGATGCGGCGAATCACTTCCCGGCGAAAGGGAATTTTTAGGTGTTTCGAGAGCATTTGAAAACAGGCAAAGATGGTATTTAATTCACCTTTACCGCTCACAAATGGGTAATTTTGACGTTTTTGTTTACCTGTCTCCGGAGATGCTTCGGACTGGGGAATTTCTTCTTCAGATGCGTAGGGAATTTCTAGGTCATCTGTGACAATGGGTTGGGTAAGTTGTACAGGAATCTGCACTTGATGACTATCTAAAAATGATAAGTCTGCGGGAGATAAACCAATCAAGCGGGCGCGATTTGTTCCTTTAACTTCTAGTGTCTCACCTAATTCTAACTGGGAACCAGGAGAGAAATTTGTGACTGAACTACCGCCACTGACAAACCAGATATTTTCGTTATCTAGTTGGCTAACTGGGGTTTTTCCTGGATGAAGGTAATGTATTTTTGCTCTGGATAAGGCTTGTTCAGCCAGTTCGGTGAAATTAAGAACTGCGTTGGCTTGCTTTTCGACTTGTGAACCCAGAACATCAAATACCTCTATCAAATGACTGCGGTTTAAGCGTGTATCGGCAAAGTTTGGGTAGGAAGCAACTAAGCGTAAATATTCGATTTTACTCAAGTTGAGACAGATAACTTCGGTGGAAGCGATCGCGGTTTCACAGGCAACCTCACGTAATATACTAATCTCACCGATAATTGCGCCTGGTTGTAATAATTTTAATGTCGTAGGGATTTGCGTTTGGGGATGATATCCTAAAAAACGGACTTTTCCTTCGTAAATAATTGTAATTTGTTCGGGAAGTTTTTCTTTCCCAATGATTTTTTGTCCTATGCGATAGCGCCAAGCTTGTACTTGTTTGGAGAGATGAGTTATCTCTTCAGTGGGTAAATGCTCAAACCCCTCTAGGTTTGAAAGAAATTCTTGAAAGGAACTAGTAATATAAGTCATTCCCTGATAATTGTATATACAAGTTGATTGATAATGAGAACCTGAAAAATAAGTTTATTTTTCATTGTTATGTCTCAACTGTGGCATATTTTCGTTGGTTAATTTGGCAATTTTGTGCTAATATCTGGGCTTGTAGCCAACTATTAAAACGTTCATTCAGCAAGCGTTGACGCAGTGAATTATCTAACTGTGTCAGCAATAACTTCTCTAGGCGGACTATCACGATCCAGTTTTCTAATTGAGTTGGTGGTAACAGTTGTTGTGGCTGGCTACTGGCTAATATCTTCGCTAAAACTGGATGGATAGTTTGTAATTCCAGCGGACCAACTAAACCATTTGTCTGTGCTTCGGGTCCTTGAGAATATTCTCGTGCCAATTCGGCAAAACTTTGTTCTCCTGCTTGCAGGCGAAAATAGATTTCTTGAGCAATGCCCACATCATTAGTTCTGATCAGAGAATAAACTACTCGATCTAATTGGGGTTTGCGCTGGGAAAAATAAGATTCTAAATCGCCAGACCAAGTGAGTTGCTTGAATTTTTCTATTTTAAATTGCCGGATAGCGATCGCATCCAATTGTTCTGCACTCATGTTATTTTGCTCCAGCCAACGCTGACGTGCATCATCAGAGGTAATTTGATAATGTTGGGCTAGCTTTTCATAGGCAATTTTCTCTTCTTCTGGTGTACATGAAATTGGTGCGATCGCTTGGTCAAGCAACACCTCTTTGATCAGCTGCGGCAGCATTTGGTATTTTTCCAGCAATGGTAACACTTCTGTGGCCGTCAACTGGCGATCGCCTACTTGCAGAACTGGCATCATGTTACTTTCAATTTGTGTTGCCACGAAAATTAATCCTCTCAATGAAGATAGTGGAAATATTTTGAGAAAAGATTATGACTTGGTTAAGTTTAGATAAACAATATTATTTTAGTTCATTTTTGGCATTTACAATTTCATGCTTCAATTTAAATTTAATACTTCCAACTTGTTGTTCAGCCTGATTTTTTTATAACTTAGACATACTTTTAATAGTTGAAAGTATACTACTTGACTTGCTTCTAAAATACCTATATGTAAACTTGTATTTATATATAAGTAACTTCAGAATGTTGAGTAAAATCCAAGTAATGTGAGTTTACTTTATGTTTAAATATAACAAATAAGTAGAGTAAATTCACTGAAATTATTGCATAATTATGAGAAATTAAAAATTATTTTGCCAAATATATAATGAACATAAGTAAATACAACGATGAAAAAAATCGCTTAATCGAATTTAGATACGTTGCTGCAGCTATGTTGTCAAAGGCGATGGTTTTAGACGAAGTTTCAGATATTTGTGAGGCTTTTTGTACTTTCATTGCAAATCGTTACATTGCCGTGATATGCTAACGATAAAGTAATAAACGTCTTTGTAATTGTTCAATAGTAATCAGGTTTGGGTAATGTCGCAGGTAACGATCTCTTCGCTAGCCTTAAATAGTTGGGATTGTCCGCCTTGAATTGTAGCCTGATATTTGCAGTCATCACAAGTATGAAAGCTAGTCTTGGAAGAAAACAGGCTAACTCTAATTTAGATTGAGCGCCAACGCCATAGCTGCCCTGACCAAGGAGCTTTTCGTAGTCAAGGCTGGGCTTCGCCCATGGCAGATCACGAATTGAGGCTGTAGATTTATTTGGTTTTTCATAGTCTGTCTGCGTGAGTTATTCACTTGATTCAGGGTTCCTGCATACTGTCTGACTCTGCGAATCAGTATGCTTTATTACCCAAATCTTGTTGACAGGTGGACTATTTGAAGTGCGCCAAATTACTGGTAATTTTAGATGAATAACGGCGCTAGGAGGAAACTTGAACGGAACAATTTTGAGGCGAGAGTGGTTTTTTAACACTCAGCGAGACATTATGGCTGGGGCTGTCGTTGGGCTGGCACTCATTCCAGAAGCGATCGCTTTTTCAATTATTGCCGGGGTAGATCCCAAAGTTGGGCTTTACGCTTCATTTATTATTGCCGTGATCACAGCCTTTTTAGGAGGCAGACCAGGGTCAATTTCCGCCGCCACAGGCGCAATGGCGCTGTTGATGATTGATTTAGTCAAAGATCATGGTTTGCAATATTTATTCGCCGCCACCTTTTTAACCGGAGTTTTTCAAGTTTTGTTTGGGGTGATGAAACTAGGTCGCCAAATGAAATTTGTCCCCAGGGCGGTGATGATTGGCTATATCAATGCCCTGGCGGTGTTAATTTTTCTCGCCCAGATACCGCAATTAACCAATGTTCCGCCCACTGTATATGTGCTGACTATCCTTTCCTTGGGGATTATTTATATACTACCTCGCTTCACCAAAGTAGTACCCTCTCCCTTAGTGGCTTTAGCAGTGATGACCATAGCAGCGATCGCGCTCAAACTTCAAGTCCCCACCGTCGGAGATATGGGCGAGCTACCCACTACTCTACCTTTCTTTGCCCTCCCCCAAGTGCAGTGGAATCTGGAAACATTAAAGATTATTCTGCCCTATTCCCTAACCTTAGCGATCGTGGGTTTATTGGCTTCCTTCTTAACAGCTTCCCTAGTAGATGAACTTACAGATACCCCCAGCGATAAAAACCAAGAAGCCAAAGGACAAGGCATTGCTAATATTGTGACTGCCTTCTTTGGGGGTATGGCCGGGTGTGGCATGATTGGGCAATCAGTGATTAATGTGCAGTCTGGCGGACGAGGGAGACTCTCAACCCTTGCATCTGGCATTTTCCTGTTATTTGCCATTTTGTTCTTACAGGATTGGGTGAAGCAAATGCCGATGGCCGCATTAGTCGCCGTCATGATTATGGTATCAATTGGGACATTTCGCTGGTCATCCTTAAAAAATCTTCCCCGCATCCCTCGCACTGAAACAGCCGTCATGTTAACTACTATGTTCGTGACAATTTTTACCCGTAATTTTGCCGTCGGCGTAATCACAGGTATTGTCATGAGTACAGTCTTCTTCTCCAGCAAAATTGCCCAGTTAGTATTTGTGGATAAAGTGCTGAGTGAAGATGGCGGACATCGGACTTACAAAGTAGCCGGGCAAATTTTCTTTTTATCGAGAGATGAGTTTCTCGCGTCTTTTGATTTTAGCGAACTCGTCGAGCGCGTCACCATTGATTTAACTCATGCTCACCTCTGGGATCAAGGTGCAGTGGAAGTCCTTGATAAAGCAGTCATGAAATTTCGCCGGAATGGCGTAGATGTAGAACTCATCGGACTAAATGAAGCCAGTGCTACCTTGCTGGATAAATTAGCAATTTCTCAAAACGCTGATGCTTTGAAAAAGCCCTAGTATGTTTACCTTTTAATCTTTCCAAATCCAGGGTGTCAAGCCAAAATGAAAAATATTTTACTTTGTACAGATGGTTCAGCTTTTGCTGAAAATGTTTATAAATATGGGGCTTGGTTTGCGATTCAATTTCATGCCCACATTAATGTTTTGTTCGTCACAGATATTCGCAGCCAACAAGTAGCTTCCACTGGGAACTTAAGCGGTAGCATTGGGCTTGGTGCTTCCGAAAAGTTGCTCCATGAATTAGTGGAGTTAGAACATAAAAAAGCCAAGCTGAATAATCAACGCGCTCGGTTGATTTTACAAAATGCCTGCCAAACTCTCACATCTGAGGGCATTGAAGATTTTAAGTTAACAAATAAAACCGGATTTCTGGTAGATTGTTTTCATGAATTTGAAAGTGATTCCGATTTGATTGTTTTAGGTAAACGGGGAGAAGCAGCAGATTTTGCCTCTGGACATTTAGGTGCAAATGTAGATCGGA comes from the Nodularia sp. NIES-3585 genome and includes:
- a CDS encoding RNA-guided endonuclease TnpB family protein, encoding MIVYEFKVKGKDQQYRAIDEAIRTNQFIQNKCLRYWMDHKNIGRYDLNKYCAVLAAEFSFADELNSMARQSAAERSWSAIARFYDHCKKKVLGKKGFPKFKKNCRSVEYKSTGWKLSDTRKVITFSDKKGIGTLKLKGTYDLNYYNIKQIKRVRLVSRADGYYAQFAVDVDVRVEKQPTNQVVGIDLGLKYFIADNKGSVEPSPQFYRQSEKQLNRANRKKSQKFSAAKKKAKQRQSNNYHKARNRYARKHLRVSRQRKEYCKRLAYSVIQSNDLVAYEDLNVKGLVRNRHLAKSISDAGWYTFRQWLEYFGHKYGKVTVAVPPHNTSQNCSHCGQKVKKSLSTRTHVCPHCGYVEDRDTNAAINILRLGLSTVGHTGTYATGDLPSWAVGASLSSNGESVNVESPN
- a CDS encoding ATP-binding protein gives rise to the protein MTITANSQLPNLFPQNLDYSTNKSDGSLPTLGSELVYTQDGAGRYLTFYWQHSNLLRLDPTEIVNECNQDEGFVPVDNGAYLQRLHRILNSLVPEKFQCWFSYRQELFELELVISPMMPQLGTAATTVLVMGRLLQATLNKQEVQATPQELTQVELALSLLRDAGRTQQYQKLVNKITRNIRRTLDLDVIWQQTVDSLGKALRLERCIICPYQPSSSIVKVIAEYHHPERASVLGLEMDITSEPAFAQALATLEPIVMEKSEYNLCPQHKILVVATSHQDQANGLIGISLRDEFDPLTDKEVELAKEFANQLGTAIAHATLYKELEAARQKAEEASRLKTEFLANVSHEIRTPLNGMIGFLKLILEGMADDPEEQNQFLLEAHHLSIHLLNIINDILDIAKIEAGKMELVCSPVKLNELFEEVENFLRPQAESRDLSFWMDTLPTSDEIIVQGNFQRLLQVMLNLVNNAIKFTQEGGITVSADLVLKKVKFQDQEFPGMVRVRVADTGIGVSLDKQDKLFQLFSQVDGSRTRQYGGTGLGLVISQKLIEAMGGEVHFYSLGEGLGSTVTFTVPLYQQPVLVSSNDND
- a CDS encoding glycoside hydrolase; its protein translation is MSHPLHIAFIWHQHQPLYKSPNSGVSLSTSQHYRLPWVRLHGTKDYLDLILILEKYPKLHQTVNLVPSLILQLEDYIAGTAFDPYLTASLTPDAQITQPQREFIIQHFFDGNHHTLIDPHPRYAQLYNQRQEKGQAWCLANWQLPDYSDLLAWHNLAWIDPLFWDDPEIAAWLKQGRNFTLSDRQRIYSKQREILGRIIPQHRKMQAAGQLEVTTTPYTHPILPLLADTNSGQVAVPSMTLPHQRFQWAEDIPRHLRKAWELYTDRFGQEPRGLWPSEQSVSPEILPYIIKQGFKWICSDEAVLGWSLKHFFHRDGAGNVESPELLYKPYRLQTPAGDLAIVFRDHRLSDLIGFTYSSMPAKEAAADLVGHLQAIAKMQRESDSEQPWLVTIALDGENCWEYYPQDGKPFLEALYQSLSNEPHLKLVTVSEFIAEFPPTATIPAQQLHSGSWVDGSFTTWIGDPAKNRAWDYLTHARETLAKHPEATEESNPAAWEALYAAEGSDWFWWFGEGHSSNQDAIFDQLFREHLLGIYKALNEPAPSYLRQPLEIHESRSDHRPFGFIHPAIDGKGDEQDWDKAGRIEIGGARGTMHNSSLIQRLWYGVDHLNFYIRLDFKTGVVPGKDLPEELNLLWFYPDRTMHNSPIPIADVPDIAPLNYHYHHHLEINLLTQSIQFQEAGEHYQWHPRFTRAQVAFNNCLEIAIPWADLQIPPDYPLRLVLVLADEERYRDYLPENGLIPIEVP
- a CDS encoding NifU family protein, which gives rise to MELTIENVETVLDEMRPYLMSDGGNVELVELDGPIVKLRLQGACGSCPSSAMTLRMGIERRLKEIIPEIAEIEQVI